Proteins co-encoded in one Malus sylvestris chromosome 9, drMalSylv7.2, whole genome shotgun sequence genomic window:
- the LOC126583921 gene encoding xyloglucan endotransglucosylase protein 1-like: protein MSSCTVPMNMVFLLSLFTTSLMVMTASAGNFFQDFDITFGDGRAKILNGGQLLTLNLDKASGSGFKSKNEYLFGRIDMQIKLVSGNSAGTVTAYYLSSEGPTHDEIDFEFLGNSTGEPYTLHTNVFSQGKGNREQQFHLWFDPTKTFHTYSIVWNSQRIIFLVDNIPIRVFNNLESAGVPFPKNQPMRIYSSLWNADDWATRGGLVKTDWTQAPFTASYRNFKANACTASSPSSCASTTSTNSLTEQSAWKTQGLDAAGRNRLRWVQQKFMVYNYCSDLKRFPQGLPTECKRSRF from the exons ATGTCTTCTTGTACGGTACCAATGAATATGGTGTTTCTTCTTTCTCTGTTCACAACTTCTCTAATGGTCATGACCGCCTCAGCTGGTAATTTCTTTCAAGACTTTGACATTACATTTGGCGACGGACGTGCCAAGATACTCAACGGAGGACAGCTTCTCACGCTCAACCTTGATAAGGCCTCTGGGTCTGGCTTCAAGTCCAAGAATGAGTACTTATTTGGAAGGATTGACATGCAGATCAAGCTCGTCTCCGGCAACTCAGCTGGAACCGTTACTGCCTACTAT TTATCTTCTGAAGGTCCAACCCATGACGAGATTGATTTCGAGTTTTTGGGCAACTCAACTGGTGAACCCTACACTCTCCATACCAATGTCTTCAGCCAAGGAAAAGGGAACAGAGAACAACAATTCCATCTTTGGTTTGACCCCACAAAAACCTTCCACACATACTCCATTGTTTGGAACTCGCAGCGCATTAT ATTCTTGGTGGATAACATTCCAATCAGAGTGTTCAACAACTTGGAATCAGCTGGAGTCCCATTCCCTAAAAACCAGCCCATGAGGATTTATTCAAGTTTGTGGAATGCAGATGACTGGGCAACAAGAGGTGGACTTGTCAAGACTGATTGGACTCAAGCTCCTTTCACCGCCTCTTACAGAAACTTCAAGGCCAATGCTTGTACTGCTAGCTCACCATCCTCCTGTGCCTCCACTACATCTACTAATTCATTGACAGAGCAGAGTGCATGGAAAACTCAAGGGCTTGATGCCGCAGGCCGAAACAGGCTTCGTTGGGTGCAACAAAAGTTCATGGTTTACAACTACTGCTCTGATCTTAAACGCTTCCCACAAGGCCTCCCAACTGAATGCAAGCGATCGAGGTTCTAG
- the LOC126583858 gene encoding xyloglucan endotransglucosylase protein 1-like, protein MSYSSKVSMILFLSLFINSLMAMAAPAGNFYQDFDITFGNGRAKILDGGKFLTLNLDQVSGSGFRSKNEYLFGRIDMQIKLVSGNSAGTVTTYYLSSEGSTHDEIDFEFLGNSTGEPYTLHTNVFSQGKGNREQQFHLWFDPTKTFHTYSIVWNSQNIIFLVDSIPIRVFNNLESAGVPFPKNQPMRVYSSLWNADEWATRGGLVKTNWTLAPFTASYRNFKANACIAGSSSSCASTIPTNPLIEQSAWKTQGIDAAGRKRIRWVQQKFMIYNYCSDLKRFPEGLPAECKRSRF, encoded by the exons ATGTCTTATTCATCTAAGGTTTCTATgatactttttctttctttgttcatAAATTCTTTGATGGCCATGGCTGCCCCAGCTGGAAATTTCTATCAAGACTTTGACATTACATTTGGCAATGGACGCGCTAAGATACTTGACGGAGGAAAGTTTCTCACACTCAACCTTGATCAGGTTTCTGGGTCTGGTTTCAGATCTAAGAATGAGTACTTATTTGGAAGAATTGACATGCAAATCAAGTTGGTGTCTGGGAACTCAGCTGGAACTGTCACTACCTACTAT TTATCTTCTGAAGGTTCGACTCATGACGAGATTGACTTTGAGTTTTTGGGTAATTCAACTGGTGAACCCTACACTCTCCATACAAATGTGTTCAGCCAAGGAAAAGGGAACAGAGAACAACAGTTCCATCTTTGGTTTGATCCCACAAAGACCTTCCACACCTATTCAATTGTCTGGAACAGCCAAAACATTAT ATTCTTGGTGGACAGCATTCCAATCAGAGTGTTCAACAATTTGGAATCAGCTGGAGTCCCATTCCCTAAAAACCAGCCCATGAGGGTTTACTCAAGTCTTTGGAATGCCGACGAATGGGCAACAAGAGGTGGCCTTGTCAAGACTAACTGGACTCTAGCTCCTTTCACTGCCTCTTACAGAAATTTTAAGGCCAATGCTTGTATAGCTGGATCATCATCCTCATGTGCCTCAACCATACCTACTAATCCATTGATAGAGCAGAGTGCATGGAAAACTCAAGGGATTGATGCCGCAGGCCGAAAAAGAATTCGTTGGGTGCAACAAAAGTTCATGATCTACAACTACTGCTCTGATCTTAAACGCTTCCCAGAAGGCCTTCCAGCTGAATGCAAGCGATCCAGATTCTAA